The following are encoded in a window of Flavobacteriales bacterium genomic DNA:
- the fbp gene encoding class 1 fructose-bisphosphatase: MTLDQFIVERQSDFPYGKGDLTRLLSDIGVAAKIVNREINQAGLVDILGEAGQQNVQGESVKKLDLYANDQFIAAFKAGGEISGVVSEEDEFLTPLNTGLSKDGQYVITMDPLDGSSNIDVNVSVGTIFSIYRRITKEGDVQLEDFLQKGTAQVAAGYVIYGSSTMLVYTTGQGVNGFTLDPTLGEFCLSHPDMKYPANGTTYSINEGNYSHFPEGVKKYIKYCQERDPASNRPYGSRYIGSLVADFHRNMIKGGFYIYPSTETNPSGKLRLLYECNPLAFIAEQADAIATDGKNRIMEIEPTEIHMRVPYFVGSKNMAVVAHEFMEKYSEVETTS, translated from the coding sequence ATGACTCTTGATCAATTTATTGTAGAGAGACAGTCGGACTTCCCTTATGGGAAAGGAGATCTAACAAGATTATTAAGTGATATAGGAGTAGCAGCAAAAATTGTTAATCGAGAGATTAACCAAGCTGGACTTGTAGATATTTTAGGAGAGGCAGGGCAGCAAAACGTTCAGGGAGAAAGTGTTAAAAAACTAGACCTTTATGCAAACGATCAGTTTATCGCTGCTTTTAAAGCTGGTGGTGAAATCTCAGGCGTTGTTTCGGAAGAAGATGAATTTCTTACCCCATTAAATACTGGACTTTCTAAAGATGGTCAATATGTCATCACAATGGACCCTTTAGACGGATCATCCAACATCGATGTAAACGTTTCGGTAGGAACTATTTTCTCTATTTACCGAAGAATAACAAAGGAAGGAGACGTTCAACTGGAAGATTTCTTACAAAAAGGTACTGCACAAGTGGCCGCAGGTTATGTTATTTACGGATCATCAACAATGCTCGTATACACAACGGGGCAAGGTGTTAACGGATTCACATTGGATCCTACTCTAGGTGAATTTTGCTTATCACACCCAGATATGAAATATCCAGCTAATGGAACTACTTATTCCATTAATGAAGGGAATTACTCACATTTTCCAGAAGGAGTTAAGAAGTATATTAAGTACTGTCAAGAAAGAGATCCTGCATCAAATAGACCGTATGGCTCCAGATATATTGGATCTTTAGTTGCTGATTTTCATCGCAATATGATTAAAGGTGGGTTTTATATATACCCGAGTACAGAAACGAATCCAAGTGGCAAATTACGTTTGCTATATGAATGTAATCCTCTTGCGTTTATTGCAGAGCAGGCTGATGCTATTGCCACTGATGGAAAGAATCGCATTATGGAAATTGAGCCAACAGAAATTCATATGCGTGTACCTTACTTTGTCGGTTCCAAAAACATGGCTGTTGTTGCACATGAGTTCATGGAAAAGTACAGTGAGGTAGAAACAACTTCCTAA